The following are encoded together in the Geobacter sulfurreducens PCA genome:
- a CDS encoding cold-shock protein yields MAKGVVKWFNDSKGYGFIEQENGEDVFVHFSSIQGDGFKTLVEGQAVTFDVVQGAKGLQAANVMKA; encoded by the coding sequence ATGGCTAAAGGTGTGGTGAAATGGTTCAATGACAGCAAGGGGTATGGCTTTATCGAGCAGGAAAACGGCGAGGATGTGTTTGTTCATTTTTCCTCGATCCAGGGCGACGGGTTCAAGACCTTGGTCGAAGGACAGGCGGTGACCTTTGATGTGGTTCAGGGGGCCAAGGGCCTCCAGGCGGCCAATGTCATGAAGGCGTAG
- a CDS encoding TIGR01212 family radical SAM protein (This family includes YhcC from E. coli K-12, an uncharacterized radical SAM protein.) produces MSDLFIHPELRFHSYGTWLRRRFGCNVSKVNVDGGFTCPNRDGSRGTGGCIYCDNASFSPGGTVPDKSIELQMAEGMAYHRQRLGSEKFIIYFQKFTNTYAPAARLRDLYTRALSHPDVVGISVGTRPDALADEALELLADLAQEHYVCIELGLQSMDDAILERINRGHTLDEYLRTVDRIAGRGIALCTHLIYGFPGETREGFLKTAHLLAGLPVDSVKLHQLHAVKGTRLAELYHRREFVPITLAEYVTTACDFLELLPPRIAVQRLYGSAPLAIRVAPTWNLKNNQMWYAIVNELRRRGTWQGCRLDREHCRVGNL; encoded by the coding sequence ATGTCAGACCTGTTCATACATCCCGAGCTTCGCTTCCACTCCTACGGCACCTGGCTGCGCCGCCGCTTCGGCTGCAACGTGAGCAAGGTGAACGTGGACGGCGGCTTCACCTGCCCCAATCGCGACGGCAGCCGCGGCACCGGCGGCTGCATCTACTGCGACAACGCCTCCTTTTCCCCCGGCGGCACCGTCCCCGACAAGTCGATCGAACTGCAGATGGCCGAGGGCATGGCCTACCACCGGCAACGGCTGGGAAGCGAGAAGTTCATCATCTACTTCCAGAAGTTCACCAACACCTACGCGCCGGCTGCCCGTTTGCGGGACCTGTATACCCGCGCCCTGTCCCATCCCGACGTGGTGGGGATTTCGGTGGGCACCAGGCCCGACGCCCTGGCGGACGAGGCCCTTGAGCTACTGGCCGATCTGGCGCAGGAGCACTACGTCTGCATTGAACTGGGGCTTCAGTCCATGGACGACGCCATCCTGGAGCGGATCAACCGGGGCCACACCCTGGACGAGTACCTCCGAACCGTGGATCGGATCGCGGGACGCGGCATCGCCCTCTGCACCCATCTCATTTACGGCTTTCCCGGCGAAACCCGCGAAGGATTCCTGAAAACCGCGCACCTGCTGGCAGGACTCCCGGTGGACTCGGTGAAGCTCCACCAGCTCCATGCGGTAAAGGGAACCCGTCTGGCCGAACTCTACCATCGGCGCGAATTCGTGCCGATAACCCTTGCTGAGTACGTGACCACGGCCTGCGACTTCCTGGAGCTTCTTCCCCCCCGCATTGCCGTCCAGCGACTCTACGGCTCGGCCCCCCTCGCCATCCGGGTGGCGCCCACCTGGAACCTGAAGAACAACCAGATGTGGTACGCAATCGTGAACGAGCTGCGTCGGCGCGGCACCTGGCAGGGGTGCAGGCTCGACCGGGAGCACTGCCGCGTCGGCAACCTGTAG
- a CDS encoding methyl-accepting chemotaxis protein — protein MAKNLSLGSRLIRFSLTAGFIVGTAGAVMALNYAPAAGYDRGHAHLLAGMLGCNALLSLFALWMLSARKLVVRVNNLASAMDRGAEGDLTVTVTDESSDELGQLTDNFNAMFGRLAGMVTRVKEAVEELRAISATVKDAVERGLDTAEVQTGAVQRTTDGIRAIDRSVNEVAQSVESLSRTASENAAAIVQMSTSIEVVAEHMEGLAREVDEVSSSIIQMAAAEKEIGRSVRVLMEDASRTASLVAEMDLSIRQVEKSALETAAISEEVLRDAELGRDSVDRTISGISEIRRSSRSASDTITTLSHRVGDIGTIISVINEIAEQTKLLALNASIIAAQAGEHGKGFAVVANEIKELAKRTTSSTGEIAEIISGLREETVRAVQAIKQAEDRIGEGETLSYRSGEALEKIVDGVKMAVDQVGEIARTTVEQAQGSENMRRAMERVAEMVEQIMRATQEQAHGTELITEAADRMKSLTGRVFSSTREQRDTSTHIVRSSEGVTHMISTIRQASQVQAENSQKIVEAVENMETTAVNGLDTTRLMEEAVSRLARQTEGLTEAMAGFKVR, from the coding sequence GTGGCAAAGAATCTCAGCCTGGGGTCCAGACTCATTCGTTTCTCGCTCACCGCCGGCTTTATCGTGGGAACGGCGGGAGCAGTCATGGCGCTTAACTATGCACCAGCAGCCGGCTACGACAGGGGACATGCGCACCTTCTGGCGGGCATGCTCGGGTGCAACGCCCTGCTGTCGCTCTTCGCCCTCTGGATGCTTTCCGCCAGAAAACTGGTGGTTCGTGTCAACAATCTGGCATCTGCCATGGACCGCGGCGCCGAAGGAGACCTCACGGTCACCGTCACTGATGAATCGTCCGACGAACTCGGGCAGCTAACCGACAACTTTAATGCCATGTTCGGCCGCCTGGCGGGCATGGTCACCCGGGTCAAGGAGGCCGTCGAAGAGCTGCGGGCCATCTCGGCCACGGTCAAGGACGCGGTTGAGCGTGGGCTCGACACGGCGGAAGTCCAGACAGGGGCAGTGCAGCGGACGACCGACGGCATCCGCGCCATCGACCGGTCGGTGAACGAGGTCGCCCAGTCGGTGGAAAGCCTGTCGCGCACGGCCTCCGAGAATGCCGCCGCCATCGTCCAGATGTCAACGAGCATCGAGGTGGTGGCGGAGCACATGGAAGGGCTTGCCCGGGAGGTAGACGAGGTGAGTTCATCCATCATCCAGATGGCGGCTGCGGAAAAGGAAATAGGCAGAAGCGTCCGGGTGCTCATGGAGGATGCGTCCCGCACCGCCTCGCTCGTTGCCGAAATGGATCTGTCCATCAGGCAGGTGGAGAAAAGCGCCCTGGAAACCGCCGCCATTTCGGAAGAAGTGCTGCGCGATGCGGAACTGGGACGTGACTCGGTTGACCGGACCATCTCGGGCATCAGCGAGATCCGCCGTTCCTCCCGCAGTGCCTCTGACACCATTACCACCCTCTCCCACCGGGTCGGCGACATCGGCACCATCATCTCGGTCATCAACGAAATCGCGGAGCAGACCAAGCTCCTGGCCCTCAATGCCTCCATCATCGCAGCCCAAGCCGGGGAACACGGCAAGGGTTTCGCCGTGGTGGCGAACGAAATCAAGGAACTTGCCAAACGGACCACCAGTTCCACCGGAGAAATCGCAGAAATCATCTCGGGACTCCGGGAGGAAACGGTTCGGGCGGTTCAGGCCATCAAGCAGGCGGAAGACCGGATCGGCGAGGGGGAAACGCTCTCCTACCGTTCGGGTGAGGCGCTCGAAAAGATCGTGGACGGGGTGAAAATGGCGGTCGACCAGGTGGGCGAGATCGCGCGGACGACCGTTGAGCAGGCCCAGGGCAGCGAAAATATGCGCCGGGCCATGGAACGGGTTGCGGAAATGGTCGAGCAGATCATGCGCGCCACCCAGGAGCAGGCCCACGGCACCGAGTTGATCACCGAGGCTGCGGACCGCATGAAGAGCCTCACGGGGCGCGTCTTCAGTTCCACCCGGGAACAGCGCGATACCAGTACCCACATCGTCCGCTCCAGTGAAGGTGTGACGCACATGATCTCAACCATCCGCCAGGCATCCCAGGTTCAGGCGGAAAACAGCCAGAAGATCGTTGAAGCAGTTGAAAACATGGAGACTACTGCGGTCAACGGTCTCGATACGACCCGGCTCATGGAAGAGGCCGTCTCCCGACTTGCGCGCCAGACAGAAGGGCTCACCGAGGCCATGGCCGGCTTCAAGGTCCGGTAA
- the ppdK gene encoding pyruvate, phosphate dikinase, with product MAGKYVYFFGNGQAEGKAEMKNLLGGKGANLAEMTAIGLPVPPGFTITTEVCTYYYANNRSYPPTLAAEVADNLKKVEALMGRTFGDRNNPLLVSVRSGARASMPGMMDTILNLGLNDETVQGIIAQSGDERFAYDAYRRFVQMYSDVVMGMDKDLLEHLLEQKKEEKGVHLDTDLTAADWKELVGKFKAKIRETLGKEFPEDPQEQLWGAVGAVFGSWMNQRAITYRRLNNIPADWGTAVNVQSMVYGNMGNDCATGVAFTRDPSTGENYFYGEYLVNAQGEDVVAGIRTPQPINRANSKDTTLPAMEDVLPECYQQLVQIRGILEKHYRDMQDIEFTIEKGKLFMLQTRNGKRTAKAAIKIAVDMVREGLIDEKTAVLRVSPSQLDQLLHPSLDPKAQKRVIAKGLPASPGAASGEVVFTADEAEAAARLGLKVILVRVETSPEDIHGMHAAQGILTARGGMTSHAAVVARGMGKCCVAGCGDIKVDYAGSQFATAKGQVVKKGDVITLDGSTGEVMLGEVPTVPPQLTGDFGTLMEWVDRFRKLKVRTNADTPNDSRVAREFGAEGIGLCRTEHMFFEADRIAAVREMILAEDVEGRKKALAKILPMQKGDFVGIFREMKGLPVTIRLLDPPLHEFLPHEDKDIDALAKTMGVTPQSLRAKVDYLHEFNPMLGHRGCRLGLTFPEIYDMQVQAIMEAACELTKNEGFSIVPEIMIPLVGVVTELARLRENTVRVCEEVVAAYGVKVEYLIGTMIELPRAALTADEIAREAEFFSFGTNDLTQTTFGLSRDDAGKFLPFYVETGLLEDDPFVSLDQNGVGLLVKMAVEKGRATRPGIKLGICGEHGGDPSSVIFCHQIGLDYVSCSPFRVPIARLAAAHAALEEGK from the coding sequence ATGGCTGGCAAGTATGTTTACTTCTTCGGCAATGGCCAGGCCGAAGGAAAGGCCGAGATGAAGAATCTGCTGGGGGGCAAGGGTGCCAACCTGGCGGAGATGACAGCGATCGGGCTCCCGGTTCCGCCGGGGTTCACCATCACCACCGAGGTCTGCACCTACTACTACGCCAACAACCGGAGCTATCCGCCGACCCTGGCGGCCGAGGTTGCCGATAACCTGAAGAAGGTGGAGGCCCTCATGGGGCGCACCTTCGGCGACCGGAACAACCCCCTGCTGGTGTCGGTCCGTTCCGGCGCCCGGGCTTCCATGCCGGGTATGATGGATACCATCCTTAACCTGGGACTCAACGATGAGACAGTCCAGGGAATCATCGCCCAGAGCGGAGACGAGCGTTTCGCCTACGATGCCTACCGCCGCTTCGTGCAGATGTATTCCGATGTGGTCATGGGCATGGACAAGGACCTGCTCGAACACCTCTTGGAGCAGAAGAAGGAGGAGAAAGGGGTCCATCTGGACACGGATCTCACCGCCGCCGACTGGAAGGAACTGGTCGGCAAGTTCAAGGCCAAGATCCGCGAGACCCTCGGCAAGGAGTTCCCCGAAGATCCGCAGGAGCAGCTCTGGGGCGCCGTGGGTGCCGTGTTCGGCTCCTGGATGAACCAGCGGGCCATCACCTATCGCCGGCTCAATAACATTCCCGCCGACTGGGGCACCGCAGTCAACGTTCAGTCCATGGTTTACGGCAACATGGGGAACGACTGCGCCACCGGCGTTGCCTTTACCCGCGACCCCTCCACTGGTGAAAACTATTTCTACGGCGAGTACCTGGTGAACGCCCAGGGTGAGGACGTGGTGGCCGGCATCCGAACCCCGCAGCCCATCAACCGGGCCAACAGCAAGGACACCACCCTCCCGGCCATGGAAGACGTGCTGCCCGAGTGCTATCAGCAGCTCGTCCAGATCCGCGGCATCCTTGAGAAGCACTACAGGGACATGCAGGACATCGAGTTCACCATCGAGAAGGGCAAGCTGTTCATGCTCCAGACCCGCAACGGCAAGCGGACCGCCAAGGCGGCCATCAAGATCGCCGTGGACATGGTGCGGGAGGGGCTCATCGACGAAAAGACCGCTGTGCTGCGGGTGTCTCCGTCCCAGCTTGACCAGCTCCTCCATCCGTCCCTTGATCCCAAGGCTCAGAAAAGGGTCATTGCCAAGGGCCTTCCTGCCTCCCCCGGAGCGGCCAGCGGCGAGGTTGTCTTCACCGCGGACGAGGCTGAGGCTGCCGCCCGCCTGGGGCTCAAGGTGATCCTAGTTCGGGTCGAGACGAGCCCCGAGGATATTCACGGCATGCACGCGGCCCAGGGGATCCTCACCGCCCGGGGCGGCATGACCTCCCACGCGGCGGTGGTCGCAAGGGGCATGGGCAAGTGCTGCGTCGCCGGCTGCGGCGACATCAAGGTCGATTACGCCGGGAGCCAGTTCGCCACCGCCAAGGGGCAGGTGGTCAAGAAGGGGGATGTCATCACCCTGGACGGCTCCACCGGCGAGGTGATGCTCGGCGAGGTGCCGACAGTTCCGCCGCAGCTTACCGGGGACTTCGGCACCCTGATGGAGTGGGTGGACCGCTTCCGCAAGTTGAAAGTGCGAACTAATGCCGACACCCCCAATGATTCGCGGGTGGCCCGCGAGTTCGGCGCCGAGGGGATCGGCCTCTGCCGCACCGAGCACATGTTCTTCGAGGCCGACCGGATTGCCGCCGTGCGCGAGATGATTCTCGCCGAGGACGTTGAGGGGCGCAAGAAGGCCCTTGCCAAGATTCTGCCCATGCAGAAGGGTGACTTCGTCGGCATCTTCAGGGAGATGAAAGGACTGCCCGTCACCATTCGCCTGCTGGATCCGCCGCTCCACGAGTTCCTTCCCCACGAGGACAAGGACATCGATGCCCTGGCCAAGACCATGGGGGTAACGCCTCAATCGCTCAGGGCCAAGGTGGATTACCTCCACGAGTTCAACCCGATGCTCGGCCACCGCGGCTGCCGGCTTGGGCTCACCTTCCCGGAGATTTACGACATGCAGGTGCAGGCCATCATGGAAGCCGCCTGCGAACTGACCAAGAACGAAGGGTTCAGCATCGTGCCCGAGATCATGATCCCGCTGGTGGGGGTGGTGACCGAGCTTGCCCGCCTGCGGGAGAACACGGTGCGCGTGTGCGAGGAGGTCGTCGCCGCCTACGGCGTCAAGGTGGAGTACCTGATCGGCACCATGATCGAGCTCCCCCGTGCCGCCCTCACCGCCGATGAGATTGCCCGGGAGGCCGAATTCTTCTCCTTCGGCACCAACGACCTGACCCAGACCACGTTCGGCCTTTCCCGCGACGATGCCGGCAAGTTCCTGCCGTTCTATGTGGAAACCGGTTTGCTGGAAGACGACCCCTTTGTCTCCCTTGACCAGAACGGGGTCGGTCTTCTTGTGAAGATGGCAGTGGAAAAAGGGCGCGCCACCCGCCCCGGCATCAAGCTCGGCATTTGCGGCGAGCATGGCGGCGATCCGTCCTCGGTCATCTTCTGCCACCAGATCGGTCTCGACTATGTATCCTGCTCGCCGTTCCGGGTGCCCATCGCCCGGCTCGCGGCGGCCCATGCCGCCCTGGAGGAAGGGAAGTAG
- a CDS encoding methyl-accepting chemotaxis protein, with amino-acid sequence MFRTRLAFKVLAIIGITLFLGFAALGITSIWLEYNAIMDLQTRNTRGLSTLVVRDIGELMMAGDMAVIERYVADVRGKGAVLDLRIYDAAGRPAGKKQDAPDGEVQAALTSGATAEKRHKVDGRHVLSFIVPLANEVRCQSCHEQGARFNGAMLLTTSLEEGYAGARNLTLALALVGVCSFFLLLGVMYLFFNRVIIRNIGEISRRVQEIAQGEGDLTASVPVRSSDELGVLAEGINLLVTKLREIISGLYHQAGHIAISACRTIKETERLVASTHEQKDLSTSVAVASEEMAATLNDVAVNTQRAAQLSLSVDRAAHEGMATVTETAESIDRIKDSVMATLDTMDKLQQSSGQIGEIVGIIGDIADQTNLLALNAAIEAARAGDSGKGFAVVANEVKVLSDRTASSTREIGTIIRSIQAEIRAVVASIAEGKDKVEVGVERSTTARRQLEDILRLAAESTDMINQIATATEEQSATTGEISEKISQVSGTAERVNGQMEQTAGIFRELSETAEQIYGTVGRFKVGTYHDTVKGLASEMRDRVVATLERAASDRRVTLDALFSSEYTPIPDTFPQKYRTPSDRLFDEIISPIQEEILGRDSGMYYAICVDRRGYCPSHNLRYSRPLTGNREADKEHNRTKRIFEDRTGLRCAGNTGSFLLQTYLRDTGEVMNDLSVPIVIGGRHWGAVRIGYRADD; translated from the coding sequence ATGTTTCGAACGAGACTTGCCTTCAAGGTTCTCGCCATTATCGGTATAACTCTGTTTTTAGGGTTTGCCGCCCTCGGAATCACCTCTATCTGGCTTGAATACAACGCAATCATGGATCTCCAGACCCGCAACACCCGCGGGCTCTCGACCCTGGTGGTCCGTGACATCGGCGAACTCATGATGGCGGGTGACATGGCCGTCATTGAGCGCTACGTGGCCGACGTTCGAGGCAAGGGTGCCGTTCTCGACCTGCGCATCTATGATGCCGCGGGAAGGCCGGCCGGCAAAAAGCAGGATGCGCCCGACGGAGAGGTGCAGGCGGCCCTGACCTCCGGGGCCACTGCGGAAAAGCGTCACAAGGTGGACGGGCGGCACGTGCTGAGCTTTATCGTTCCCCTGGCCAATGAGGTGCGCTGTCAGTCGTGCCATGAGCAGGGCGCCCGCTTCAATGGCGCCATGCTTCTCACAACGTCGCTGGAGGAAGGATACGCCGGCGCCCGGAACCTGACCCTGGCCCTGGCCCTGGTGGGCGTATGCTCGTTCTTTCTCCTCCTTGGCGTGATGTACCTGTTTTTCAATCGGGTCATCATCAGGAATATCGGTGAGATATCGAGACGGGTGCAGGAAATCGCCCAGGGTGAGGGGGACCTTACCGCCTCCGTGCCGGTGCGTTCAAGCGACGAACTCGGGGTTCTGGCCGAGGGAATCAACCTTCTTGTAACCAAGCTCAGGGAGATTATCTCGGGCCTGTATCACCAGGCCGGACATATCGCCATTTCCGCCTGCCGCACCATCAAGGAAACCGAGCGGCTGGTGGCCTCCACCCACGAGCAGAAGGATCTGTCCACGTCAGTGGCGGTTGCCTCCGAGGAGATGGCGGCAACACTCAACGATGTCGCCGTCAATACCCAGCGGGCAGCCCAGCTGTCCCTTTCCGTGGACCGGGCCGCCCATGAGGGGATGGCCACCGTGACGGAGACCGCCGAGAGTATCGACCGGATCAAGGACAGCGTCATGGCAACGCTCGACACCATGGACAAGCTGCAGCAGTCGTCGGGCCAGATCGGTGAGATTGTCGGCATCATCGGGGACATCGCCGACCAGACCAACCTCCTGGCGCTCAACGCGGCAATAGAAGCGGCCCGGGCGGGAGACTCGGGCAAGGGATTCGCGGTGGTGGCCAATGAGGTGAAGGTACTGTCGGACCGGACTGCCTCCTCCACCCGGGAAATCGGGACCATCATCAGGAGCATTCAGGCGGAGATCCGCGCGGTGGTGGCATCCATTGCCGAAGGGAAGGACAAGGTCGAGGTGGGCGTCGAACGGTCAACTACGGCGCGGCGGCAGCTGGAGGATATCCTGCGCCTGGCGGCTGAGTCCACGGACATGATCAACCAGATCGCCACGGCAACAGAGGAGCAGAGCGCCACCACCGGCGAGATATCCGAAAAGATATCCCAGGTTTCGGGCACGGCTGAACGGGTAAACGGCCAGATGGAGCAGACGGCGGGAATCTTCCGGGAGCTCTCGGAGACGGCCGAGCAGATTTACGGCACCGTGGGGCGGTTCAAGGTGGGGACCTATCACGATACGGTCAAAGGGCTGGCGTCGGAGATGCGCGACCGGGTCGTCGCGACGCTTGAGCGGGCCGCGTCGGATCGGCGCGTTACTCTTGATGCGCTGTTCAGCAGCGAGTACACGCCGATCCCCGACACCTTCCCCCAGAAATACCGCACGCCCTCAGACCGGCTCTTCGACGAGATTATTTCACCGATCCAGGAGGAGATCCTGGGGCGCGACAGCGGCATGTACTACGCCATCTGCGTTGACCGGCGCGGTTACTGTCCTTCCCATAACCTCCGCTATTCGCGCCCTCTTACCGGCAACCGGGAGGCGGACAAGGAGCATAACCGGACCAAACGGATTTTTGAGGATCGTACGGGGCTGCGGTGCGCGGGCAATACGGGGAGTTTCCTGCTGCAGACCTACCTGCGGGACACGGGCGAGGTGATGAATGACCTTTCAGTGCCGATTGTTATCGGCGGCAGGCACTGGGGTGCCGTGAGGATCGGCTACCGGGCCGACGATTGA
- a CDS encoding fumarylacetoacetate hydrolase family protein: MKTARLSPSGNEFPIGKILCIGRNYAEHIKELGNETPDAPVVFMKPATAVIGDGETIIIPSYSRECHHEAELALLIGKGGKDIPPERALEHVAGYGVAIDLTLRDVQAELKKKGLPWEIAKGFDTSCPLSSFVPADRVADPHDLHITLRVNGEMRQDGSSSLMIHRIPQILSYMSGVFTLEPGDVILTGTPAGVGPLAAGDAVEAEVVGVAAIRVTVK; this comes from the coding sequence ATGAAAACCGCCAGGCTTTCCCCGTCGGGGAATGAGTTTCCCATCGGCAAGATACTCTGCATCGGCCGCAATTACGCCGAGCACATCAAGGAGTTGGGCAACGAAACTCCCGACGCGCCGGTTGTTTTCATGAAGCCCGCCACGGCCGTCATCGGCGACGGGGAAACCATCATCATCCCCTCCTATTCGCGCGAATGTCACCATGAGGCCGAGCTGGCGCTCCTCATCGGAAAAGGGGGGAAAGACATCCCGCCCGAACGGGCACTGGAGCATGTGGCCGGTTACGGGGTTGCCATCGATTTGACGCTGCGGGACGTGCAGGCCGAATTGAAGAAGAAGGGGTTGCCCTGGGAGATCGCCAAGGGATTCGACACCTCCTGCCCCCTTTCCTCTTTTGTCCCGGCAGACCGGGTGGCCGATCCCCACGACCTGCACATTACCCTCCGGGTGAACGGAGAGATGCGCCAGGACGGCTCCTCTTCCCTCATGATCCACCGGATTCCCCAGATCCTCAGTTACATGTCGGGAGTTTTCACCCTGGAACCGGGAGACGTGATCCTGACCGGGACCCCCGCCGGCGTCGGCCCCCTCGCGGCGGGAGACGCCGTGGAAGCCGAGGTCGTCGGCGTGGCGGCGATCCGGGTTACCGTTAAATAA
- the glyS gene encoding glycine--tRNA ligase subunit beta: protein MSKELFLEIGTEEIPAGFLPKAMADMEAIVTKELENARLAFGEVKTFATPRRLALVVKGLPTVQPDAEITALGPARNIAFGPDGTPSKAAEGFARGQGVDVASLTLVSTEKGEYVAAVRKESGRPVPDLLAEILPRLVGGIPFRKSMRWADLDVRFARPIHWIVALFDGVVVPFAFGNVQSGNVSRGHRFMANQPFPVRDFAHYLDECERHFVIPDPERRKETIRREIHRVAKTAGGHLLPDEGLLDEVAYLVEYPSVVHGTFSPDFLKVPREVLITSMRSHQRYFSIVDDAGKLMPGFITINNTLTEDPSVVVKGNERVLRARLSDARFFFEEDQKVKLETRVESLKNVVYQQKLGTSYEKMERFRALAEGLADLLNPAVKAKTSRAAFLCKADLVSGMVGEFPEVQGIMGREYALLQGEDAEVAAAIAEHYLPTQAGGDLPASDIGAFVSIADKLDTICGCFGVGLIPTGSADPYALRRSALGIINIILDRGCRLSLEGEIGKALELLSAKLTRPAAEVMADVLEFFRGRFVNLMADRYPADAVDAAIAAGFDDLVDAEARIGALAAFKGRPDFDSLAVAFKRVCNIVKDGVDQPVDAALFQEPAEGALFAAFQQVRADVEARTASGDYLAALTGIAALKGAVDDFFDKVMVMAEDERVRTNRLALLTGIARLFGGVADFAKIAA from the coding sequence ATGAGCAAGGAACTGTTTCTCGAAATAGGCACCGAGGAGATCCCCGCCGGCTTCCTGCCCAAGGCCATGGCCGACATGGAGGCCATCGTCACGAAGGAGCTGGAGAACGCCCGCCTTGCCTTCGGCGAGGTGAAGACCTTCGCCACCCCCCGTCGTCTGGCGCTGGTGGTGAAGGGGCTGCCGACAGTTCAGCCCGATGCCGAGATTACCGCCCTGGGGCCGGCCAGGAACATCGCCTTCGGTCCCGACGGCACGCCGTCCAAGGCGGCCGAGGGCTTCGCCCGTGGCCAGGGGGTCGACGTGGCGTCCCTGACCCTGGTCTCCACCGAGAAGGGCGAATACGTGGCCGCTGTCCGCAAGGAGAGCGGCCGGCCGGTACCGGACCTCCTCGCCGAGATCCTGCCGCGGCTGGTGGGGGGCATCCCGTTCCGCAAGTCCATGCGCTGGGCTGATCTGGACGTGCGTTTCGCCCGCCCGATCCACTGGATCGTGGCCCTGTTCGACGGGGTCGTCGTCCCCTTCGCCTTCGGCAACGTCCAGAGCGGCAATGTCTCGCGGGGGCACCGGTTCATGGCCAACCAGCCGTTCCCGGTCCGTGACTTCGCCCACTACCTGGACGAGTGCGAGCGGCACTTCGTGATCCCCGATCCCGAGCGGCGAAAGGAAACCATCCGCCGGGAGATCCACCGGGTTGCCAAGACCGCCGGTGGCCACCTCCTCCCCGACGAGGGACTCCTGGACGAGGTTGCTTACCTGGTGGAGTACCCCAGCGTGGTCCACGGCACCTTCTCGCCCGATTTTCTCAAGGTTCCCCGCGAGGTGCTCATCACCTCCATGCGGAGCCACCAGCGCTACTTCTCCATCGTCGACGACGCCGGCAAGCTCATGCCCGGTTTCATCACCATCAACAATACCCTGACCGAGGACCCCTCCGTGGTGGTCAAGGGGAACGAGCGCGTCCTGCGCGCCCGCCTCTCCGACGCCCGCTTCTTCTTCGAGGAAGATCAGAAGGTGAAGCTGGAGACCCGGGTGGAGTCCTTGAAAAACGTGGTCTACCAGCAGAAGCTCGGCACCTCCTACGAGAAGATGGAGCGCTTTCGCGCCCTGGCCGAGGGGCTGGCCGACCTCCTCAATCCGGCGGTTAAGGCCAAGACATCCCGGGCCGCCTTCCTCTGCAAGGCCGACCTGGTTTCGGGTATGGTCGGTGAGTTCCCCGAGGTACAGGGGATCATGGGCCGTGAGTATGCCCTGCTCCAAGGCGAAGACGCCGAAGTTGCCGCCGCCATCGCCGAGCACTACCTCCCCACCCAGGCCGGTGGGGACCTCCCCGCATCCGACATCGGCGCCTTCGTCTCCATCGCCGACAAGCTCGATACCATCTGCGGCTGCTTCGGGGTGGGGCTGATCCCCACCGGTTCGGCCGATCCCTATGCCCTGCGCCGTTCGGCCCTGGGCATCATCAACATCATTCTCGACCGGGGCTGCCGCCTCTCGCTGGAAGGAGAGATCGGGAAGGCCCTGGAACTCCTCTCCGCCAAACTGACCCGCCCCGCCGCCGAGGTGATGGCTGATGTGCTGGAATTCTTCCGGGGCCGGTTCGTGAACCTCATGGCCGACCGCTATCCGGCCGATGCCGTGGACGCGGCCATTGCCGCCGGCTTCGACGACCTGGTGGACGCCGAGGCCCGCATCGGCGCACTGGCGGCCTTCAAGGGGCGCCCGGATTTCGACTCCCTGGCAGTGGCCTTCAAACGGGTCTGCAACATCGTCAAGGACGGGGTCGATCAGCCCGTGGATGCCGCCCTGTTCCAGGAGCCGGCCGAGGGTGCCCTGTTCGCGGCGTTCCAGCAGGTCCGCGCCGACGTGGAGGCCCGCACCGCATCCGGCGATTACCTGGCTGCGCTCACCGGTATTGCCGCTCTCAAGGGCGCCGTGGACGACTTCTTCGACAAGGTGATGGTTATGGCCGAGGACGAACGGGTCCGAACAAACCGGTTAGCATTGCTGACCGGGATCGCCCGGCTCTTCGGAGGCGTCGCGGACTTCGCGAAGATAGCCGCCTAG